The genomic window CAGCCCCAGATCACCGTGAGATCAAAGCAGGGGCATCGGTGGTCGTGGTGCGTTTAAGTGCGATCTCATTAAAACCAGAATTAAAAAGACAAGTTTGTGCTGAGAGGGACCAGAGGGGGTGAGGGTTAATTCAAGAAAACGATTTAGAGACAAGGGGCCAAATGGCTCAACCTTGTTTACTGGCTGCCTAATGTGTTGTGATGTTTGAGGCCTACTGGGGATTTATTACCCAATTGACAGCCCAGAAACAAAACTGATTATTAGATTATTTTATTCGATTGTTTTCTCCACACTGACGTAAATCTTCAATTAAATACTAAGATAAAACATTATCAGGATAGTTGAATCAGTGTTTATACCACTCTACgatttttccatttcatgtaATTTATTAAGGCTGAGCTTTTGCGGAGTGAATAAAAATTCAGaccaaacataaagaaaaagaaaaagttcaaTAAAGATGTATCTGCGCTGTCAGAGGCGACTGTGCATGAAATTGTTATTGGTCATTGTGAGGCAACGTTACAGTCCCAGTGTCGCAGTAATCCTCTGCAGGTCGTCTTAATTAAATGTCCGTGCACTGGCCTGGTGCTGCGCCGGTTTCTCCTTACATGGACCCGGGCATGAACTTTTTCCACCGCCCTGAGCTGTTTACACAGTTCACGACGGGCCTTCCACTTAATCCCACGGCCTGCCCACCCAGTCCACCTTAACTCTTTATTATTTAAAGGCATCCACGGCTGAGGCCCAGTGAAGAACACGAGAAAGTGTCACAAGTGAAAAACTTGATGGTCGTTGCTTTTTATTCTGCAACAAAATGAGGAAGTTATCTTAGAATAGATATTTTGCTTTTATGGTGAAGTACCTGtatctaaattgtatttctactctttttttaaatttcagttaatttattagattttttaacagaatgttattttaattttacttgtttttttattcgtgttatttgtgtatttgtaccaAGAAACTGCATCTTTAAAATTATTTCAAATGATTATATAAATTAGAACATAATCCGAGATGATtataaataatcaaacaatGGGATAGTacatacaatataatacaaaaccatgtaaaaaaaaaaacgtaggCTAATTATTAAAAGTAATACTATCTGATGTAAGTAACTCAAAATTCAGTTTACAGTGATGccgatagacagagagagacagagactgtctgtctgtatcagtctgacacacacacacacacacacacagacacacagaggatgtAATTACTTTGGATTTGGTTCCCTCTGGCGTTGATAACGGGTTAAATATTTGCTGTCTTAAATACAATAGATTGATTGGTGTAACTTTTTATTAGAGTTGATCATCCAACCATTTTAATGAGATCTTCTAACCGGACCTCATGGATTAAACGAGTACATAAACACATTTgataaaataattgatttaacAAATAGAAAAGTTAGAtgagtgagaagaaaaaaactagtATTGTGGGTGTGTACGCGCGTGCGTGGCAAGAGCCGAAAAACGAGCAAAGAAGTTGGAGGCCATTTATGAGACACTGCTGCCACCTCATGGTCAACTATAGTACTGCAGAAAGGGATTGACAAACAGGAGAAACAAGAAGCACCAAGCAGCGTCAGAGACGGAAACACCAGGAACCAAAACACTGCTACAGTGACATAGTAAACTAGTGTGGGTCATATACTTGTAAACTGCCACCGTCTCAGACTCTTTGTTGTCTAATTTCACTTATGTTTGTGTAAATTGTGTGTTATTGGtcaaaataagacacatataacacaacacaacatgctGCCTACACCAGTTGCTTGGCATCAATGGAAAGATGCATGATAAAGGGCTCAACATGTTACAatgcacacacattattttctcAGCAAATCAAGGGAACTGGACCAAAGCCTAAAGGACTTCTTCCATAAGTAGGCACAACATTCGAAGCATTGGTATAAATAGTGCCTCTGAAAACTTTCACTGTTGGACTATAGGTGACCAGAGAGTGCTCTGAAGGTTTCCATGTGATGTGCACATCGCCAGTTACAATTCTACTGcaacacgcgcgcgcacacacacacacacacacacaccacatttaCAGTTCACACGCAGTATCCATCAAAATTGCTTATGTCACTCTGTTACACACTAGGTAGGAGATATGACGGAAGGCaaagcaacaaacacatttgcattttggcCTCAAACGGAGGTCCTGCACATGTGGCCCGGACGCATCTGCGTTCACACATAACGTGGCCATATGCGTCACAGACCACGATCAGATCTGAGGACGCATTTGGGTGCGTTCAGGGCTCATACGCAGCACTGAACACTTGTGACCGGATGATTCAGGATATACCATGTCTCAGATTTGATTCCAGCAACACAATATTCCGTTCATTTAcctaatattatatatataattattgcAAAGGGGTGGTTATAAAGAGCATGAATATGTGCCTCCACCACGAAGTTGCAAATTGCATCTATAACAAGCAAAAGTggaacaaacacaacagcagacCCACCTTACTGATTCAATCATCTCCACTGCTGCTCCTCAAGTATCTCTCAGCTGCAGATTGTGTCCTGATGTGTTAGATAAGAGCACATCTGTCTGTTGCTCAGTGATGACCAGTTTCAACACATTTCCTCTTCCATCAGTCACTTTCATCACAATTCGTTTCCAGGTAGAATCCACATTCATCACGACAGATCTCGCTTACGTTATTGTCACCGAAAAACCCGCGCTAAAggtaacaggaagtagaagTAAGGTCAAGAGTTCACTGCGTAAAGCCCATTGGCTGAATCAGATCACCCGTGTTGGCTgcgtgttttttaaaatttaaatataatgttttttcacGTTTTTATTAATTGCTCAGATTATAAATGATAGTGTAAAACGTTAGAAGATATaacaaatacagacattttAGATTAAACTGTGACTGTCCTCAAACACCCCAGTCCCCCCAGTGGCGCCATCTATAggtcatgatttattttttttgaattTGACACAATTTTGATCCAGGTCAAAGTCCAGAGTCTCAGAACTCACTGAAGAGATGTTGCTGTTGTGCAATATTCTGAAATGATTGTACACTACATGTGTCCTAAACACTGCTGTGTCATTTCATTCGTCTTTGTGTTGGTAGTTTTAGTTGCAGTAGCATGTGttctacatacagtatatcGCAGGATACAAtgtattcagtttttttcagcATTATGGACACAATCATCAACAAGCTcttagaaaaatataaattcctCTTCATAAAATAACACTTATCTGTGGAtctaatcatatatatatatatatatctgtatctaTTATTCATTTGATATCATCATATGTCTCTATGACACTGTGCCATTTTCTACACTTTACCTGTCAGGTGGTTGTATCAACAGACCGGCAAAACTCTATAGACATAATATTCACCTGATTACATGATAACATGATCAAATAAATATAGTTCCACagttttttcattattaatgaaaTTAGCTCAACAATTCCTCTCAACCACCCTGGCTCGGCCTTTGAAATGATGTCTCAGGCTTATGTTGAGTAGTGCACattaaaagtacatttattacaaattaaacaaagcctattgaaatatttcaataaaCCTAAACAATGCCACGTgtctctttatatttattttacagagttTATGAGCCAACTGCTGATGTTTTTAATAGAGTCATATAATGTTTACAACTTAGTTTTCATGAACTCAGGCCAAGTGTACAGCCCACACAGTTTTGTTTGAGGCATTGTACTTGCAGTCTCCAGTAGGTGGCAGTacagtcacatttaaaacaaacgaTGAGCGAagaatgaaacatttttaacgTCAGAGCTTCAGGTTCATTATTGTGGATTGACTTtgacatttgtctttgtttctttttactgattaattaattaagagCAAATATTGCATTAACAATTATATTCAGGTCTtttgggataaaaaaaaagaaacacatataACTTAAATTCTCCTCAGGATATAAACTGCTGGGCCTAAAAGAAGGATTCATTTTTTTGGAATAATCTTAAACTTGTAATGCATAAACTGAAAATGCATAAATTGTgtggttaaattaaaaaaatgatggtGTATCGGTTAAACTGGTAATAATCTACTTATATTGTTTACTGtatcttaacttaacttaaataATTGGTTAAATCTTCTTTtgtaaaaactgttaaaatgttGTGACCAGAAGAGATATTTAAAGTCAGTAGccttcaaacaacaacaacaatagtataataataatcatcatcatcaaaataaGAATATTTTAGCAGAactaaaatgagaaaagaacatttgaaaGAAATGATACTCAAATCATTTGAGTATAATGAATTTCCATAAGAAacggtttttttttaatgaaacacttCCAAActctcttttaaaaataaatctctttaATGACTTGCAACATCTTTCAGTCAAACAAACCAGGAAACAAAATTAAGTTCATGAAAagatgtaaatatgtttttatccaCTTGTGCTAAGTCAGAGGTTTGCTGAACAAATTAAGGGCGAGTCCTCATATCATCACCACCACTAACAGgtttcaaaagtcaaagtgtctttagaaataaagcaaaaaatCCATGACCAATACTTTTATCGTCACAGTAATCAGGGCGGAAGTCAGAGTGGACAGTTGTGTCACATGACGCACGGCTTGACGTCCTGACAGACgctctggtggtggtggtggagctgGTGGTAATAAGAGCCTCCGCTGCTGGGATGGAGGGACGAGATCCCGTTCAGGTTCAACACGAAGTCCTTCCTGTCACACACAGGAGCTGAGTGACCGGAATACCGAGACAGTcccactgaaaacaaacagcacaagTCAGGGTCACTCGTTTGTTTATGGGCTGCATCATTCATGTTTGTCATTTCTATTCCAAATACTGGATGACaaaagataacatatataaattCTTTGAGGTCATTTTTAATAAGGTAAACGTTTAAAGTTGTGTCCAGtggttttattaaaacagtCACTGAAGCTATATCAACTATTTAACATGCTGTGGGTTGCCAGGTTTGCGAAAAATCATTTGGCTGATATTAATCCtaattgaatacaaaataattatCAATTTCTTTTTTGCTATTAACAATGAAGTCAATGCTGATGAGTCTAAATTGTGGTCACTTTGCATTGTACGTGTTCTGCTCTGCAGCCTTGCTCTTCCTGTTGAACTAAAAATGTGAAAAGACAAAGCACGTAGTTTGTTTTGGTGAAGGAGGTTAAATCAACAGCGAGGAGATTTTGACGACGTGGCAAAtccaaaatggtttaattagttTATAACGGATCaattaaacaaatgtaaatCATATGTTTATCAGTGAGCCCCATTTCAACTTGTATATTCAACGAATCGAGTTTGTGTGGGTGTTTTATTAGAAAGTGACCAATTTGATCCATGATGTCActaaaaacaccaacaaaagaaaaatataatgaaacaaaaaacgAACTAAAACTATTAGAATAACAGGCTAGAATAATTCCCCTCACTAAAAAATACGTAAACACGTCAAAGGCCTGAATGAATTTGCAGTGAAACTAagctttttttcccactgttgATAATGTATTTGtgactttttcagttttgatgCTGATATTTCAAATTCATTCTATAGCACGAACTCTTCTATACCttgtgataaatgcaattagctGGTGCGAAGTTTGGATTAAACACTAGATCATATCTGgtagaaaatgtgttaaaatttTACCACAATTTAACGACAGACagtgaaacattaaaactgaaaaacaaatgttatgaTGATCTCTGGATTTTATTTGAACGATGATATAATCGGATCAATTCGTGTAGATTCGATGGTTCTTGACAGTATTTTGTGAGTTAtaataaacagtaaatattCGATTTAGTTGTTAAACATTTAAGTCAAAAACTGGTAATTTCACgtgcaaattatttttcattgctCATCTCATGAAACTCGATTAATAAAACATGCATAGGGAAAGTTTCTATAGATTTGATTCGAATTGGCTACAGTTAGCTCTTTGTAATGCGTAAAGATAACGACTCCTGTTTTGGTTGACAACCCATCGCTGCAGTTTAATATGAATTATGAACTTTGACAACAATTGCTCTATcagataataaaacatttagtttGTGCATATGAGCAAACCGCGTGTATCCACCTGGGATGTCAGAAGAATCTCGTGCGTTATGGTGCAGATAGCCCTGATCCAGAGAGTAGGAGGATGACATCCCTGTGTGCAGAGCAGAAGAAGTGGGGCTGCTTGATGCAGCCAGACACTGCTGCTTCATGTATGAAGGTACACCAGGTGAACTCCAGTGAGAAGCTGCATTTACATAAGGTGACTGACTGTCCAGAGAGCCCAGCATTGCAGGAGAGGACTGCAGGGGACTGCTGTTGCTGTCCGGGCAGTAGTCCGTGTTTGAGGCCGCCTGACACGCAGCCATGTACGATGGCCCGCTGCCCGATGACATGTGTGGGACGTGGTGGCCCCCTCCAAGACCCTCGAAGCCACCTGGCACTGGATTACCCATCAGGTCTATGTTATAGCTGCTGTGACATGTTAGTGAGCCTGAAGGTGACTGGAAATCAAAGTTTTGTGGCAGCATTGATGCACCGAACCCGATGCCATTCATCATCCTGTACATTGGTTTCAAAGCCTGGCACTTCCTGCGGAATCCCCGAGGTCTGCGACGAAAGGAGCCCTCCTCGAACATGAACTCACTCCCCGGGTCGATGGTCCAGTAGTGGCCCTTGCCAGGTCTACCGAGACCTTTGGGCAGCTTTATGAAACACTCGTTCAGAGACAGGTTGTGTCTGACGGAGTTTTTCCATCCTTGGTATGATCCCCTGAAGAAAGGGAAGCGCGCCTGCAGGAACTGATAGATCTCGCTCAAAGTGAGCCTTTTGGTGGGCGAGCTTTGGATCGCCATCACAATGAGGGCGATGTATGAGTAAGGGGGCTTCTCGGGGCGCCTCAAACCCGAGTTCCCCTTCTTCCCTTTCACGGATGCACCCTGCACCACCGCGCTCTCCATCACTGGCTGTGCGCTCAGCAGAGATGAATTCAGAGCAGCTTGTCCGGAGCGTGGAGGATTGGATGGATCCAGATGTTGCTGGGAGCTCTCGGTCGTCATGGCTGCggttccttttttttgttggatCCAACCACTGTGGGTTCCTGCACGTAGGAAAACTTTCTTCAAACTCTCAAAGGTTTCCTGATGTGACAATAACAGAGGTCAGAGTCTCTTTGCGATGCTCAGCGCGTTTATAACCGTGTAACGCCAGCCGCTGTGCcaccttcctccctctgtccatcgCTGGCAGTAATCCCATATGAGAGGGGGAATAAGGCTCCTGGACTTTGCTTGCGCACATCCACCGCGGCCAAACACAACCCGACCACCTATCAATTCTTAaatctctctctgcccctctaTCCCCCAAAATCCCTCCAAGAAATCGCCAGGAACTGCTCCCTCCCCATCTGGCCCGGATCCAGACTAGAAGCCGGACACGGCGCAGTGGAGTAAGACAAATCTCCTCCCACGACTCCCTTTTCCAAAACACCTCTGTTCACATTTTGCAGGCGAATATTTGGCACAATAACTTGACATGTCGTTGAATAAAGACACTCAGTCTGCATAAATCTTTTAGTCTCACGTTCTTGCGTAAAGTGATGTCATGTTGCAAAGGTGCACATGAGAGGGGGTCCTGATTTGTTTGGGATCTGTTCAGGGTTATGACTCtgacatgagagggagcatgctTTTTCCATCAGAGCGTGCCAACATACCACACACAGTGCACGAGTGTCAGTTTACTTCTCGGGGTCTGGATTTCATCCCTGGGGAAATGAAATTATTGTAAAAAAGTCACAAATAATGATTTAGATGCTGGAACAACGTCGATTACTGTAAACATCTTATTGCATTAAATCAATTTGGAGCCAAGTCACCACATTTATGACGTGAAATACACATCAGCAGAGTTCAAACGCAATCTGCCCTGAATATCAGCAACATCAAACCTGCAGTCCTGCTGCGTCCAGG from Paralichthys olivaceus isolate ysfri-2021 chromosome 16, ASM2471397v2, whole genome shotgun sequence includes these protein-coding regions:
- the foxf2a gene encoding forkhead box protein F2a; the protein is MTTESSQQHLDPSNPPRSGQAALNSSLLSAQPVMESAVVQGASVKGKKGNSGLRRPEKPPYSYIALIVMAIQSSPTKRLTLSEIYQFLQARFPFFRGSYQGWKNSVRHNLSLNECFIKLPKGLGRPGKGHYWTIDPGSEFMFEEGSFRRRPRGFRRKCQALKPMYRMMNGIGFGASMLPQNFDFQSPSGSLTCHSSYNIDLMGNPVPGGFEGLGGGHHVPHMSSGSGPSYMAACQAASNTDYCPDSNSSPLQSSPAMLGSLDSQSPYVNAASHWSSPGVPSYMKQQCLAASSSPTSSALHTGMSSSYSLDQGYLHHNARDSSDIPVGLSRYSGHSAPVCDRKDFVLNLNGISSLHPSSGGSYYHQLHHHHQSVCQDVKPCVM